The Aneurinibacillus uraniidurans genome segment TATAGCCCCGTATTCGATTCCTGCCATAACACCTAGAGCGACTCCCACGTTTTTAGTCGTATGAGCTGCGTATTGTGTACCTGACATACTACCGCTTTGTAATTGTCGCGTATTTTCCCACTGCGACAAACCACCAGAAATCACACCGGCCCATAGTGATGTTCCGCGAAACATGACGATCCCTCCTTCATCTATTTACTTTGTAGTATGAACGATTTTGCTACCGTTATACTTACCTTTACCAGCGCCATATTTTAGGGAAAGAAATCCATGATAGAAGATTTAACTTGTGTTCCTTCCCCTGGGTTTTTACCATGCCAAAAAATTCGCCAAAAAACACTTCCCATTTCTTACCGATTTTCTCTTTGCTACTTTGATCGGTGAGCACCATTGCAATGCTTACACGCAGCGCCTCCCGTAAGTGGGCAAACGCCTGTTGAAGATGATGATCTACTTTTTGCTCTTCCATGCCAGATTCCTCTATTCGTAAATTTCTCTATCTACCCGTTTCTTAAGCCGATCAAACTGGGCTTCTGCCACAATGTCTTCTACTTCTTCTTTGGCGATACGGGCAGTCGTGCATAATCCAGTCCACGCAGCGGCTGCCGTTCTGGCCCCCATGTTTCCTGCAACACTTACAGTTGTTTTCACAATCGGGAGCAAAACGGGAGCAGCTAGCAGCATGGCCCCACCGATTACAGCACGTTCAAGATTTATCCTCATGCTTTCACTTCCTTATGCCGCCTGTACAACAGGACGAGATCGTATCGGTTCCGGACTTGCCCCCAAACCGCTAAGCAGCGGTTTGGAAACAAGACTTACTGTACTTCCTACAAGCAGAACTTGCAGGAGTTGATGCAGCCCAAGCGGAGCTGTGTGGAATATTCGGGCCAGTCCCGGTACGTAGATGACCGAGAAGAGAGCCAACCAGGAGATTCCAAGCGCCCCGACAAAGAACTTATCGCGCGTCCACTCTGAGAATCGCTGTCCCTTCTCCTGTCTCCAGGAGAATGTCTGACTTAGCTGCCCCGCTACGAGCGTGGCAAACGCCATTGTCCGGGCAACCGGCAGCGACACCCCGGCAGCCAGGCTCGTTGCGAACAAGCCGAGCGAACCAAGACCGAGGATCGAGCCGCGAATCATGACTTTCTTATACAAACTCCGATCGACAATATCCTGCTTTTCTGTGGTCAGCTCTTTATTGCCCGGATTAACAGCCAGCACTGCGGCTGGCAGCGCATCGGTCAATAAGTTCATCAGCAAGATTTGCACCGGCACGAGCGGAATTGGCATACCAGCAAGTACCGCAGCGCTGCTGACGATGACTTCAGCCAGATTGCCCGTCAGAAGGCAGCCAATAGCCTTCCGAATATTCCCGATAATCGTTCGGCCTTCTTTGACACCGTCCACAATCGAACCGAAATGATCTTCTTTCAGTACCATATCTGCCGACTGTTTGGTCACTTCAGTACCTGTTCTGCCCATCGCGATGCCAACGTCAGCTTTCTTAATTGCCGGGGCATCGTTTACCCCGTCTCCCGTCATCGCTACAAGCTGTCCAGTATGCTGGTACGCCTTCACAATTCGTAGCTTATGCTCAGGTGATACCCGGGCAAAGATTGAGACATTCGGAACAACCGCTATTAATTCAGCTTCGCTCATCCGGTTTACTTCTCCCCCGGTCAGTACGCGATCACCATCCCGATAAATCCCAAGCTGCTTCCCGATTGCCATTGCTGTGATCGGATGGTCACCCGTAATCATGACCGGTTTCACGCCGAGACGAATCGCTTCCTCAATCGCGATTGCCGCTTCCGGCTTCGCCGGGTCGATCATTCCTACCATACCGACATAAATCATCTGTTCGTCGGCCGCACTTTCACACGTTTCTTCTGTATTCAGCGGACGGTAGGCAAAACCGAGTACGCGCAATGCGTCTGCGGCAAATGCTTCATTTTGCTGGAGAATGCTTGCTCTGATCTCATCTGTTAGCGGATAAATAACACCCTGATACTGATAAGAGACACAGCGTTTCAGCGTCGCTTCCACCGATCCTTTAGACATGAGGAAGCATTCATTTTCTTTGCCTTCTTCATGGCAAATGACACTCATCGTGCCATGATACGAATCAAACGGAATCTCCCGCTTACGCTGCCAATGGGCAAGCTGTTCTTTATGCACTCCGCCTTTGGCCGACAGCGTCAGCAGCGCCCCTTCGGTAGGGTCGCCCTTCATCGTCCAGTTTCCTTCTT includes the following:
- a CDS encoding DUF5132 domain-containing protein, which encodes MRINLERAVIGGAMLLAAPVLLPIVKTTVSVAGNMGARTAAAAWTGLCTTARIAKEEVEDIVAEAQFDRLKKRVDREIYE